In the Calderihabitans maritimus genome, TGTAGTGCATGGGAACAACTATATGCGGCTGTATCCACCGGGCCGCGGTAAAAGCATCCTCCGGCCCCATGACAAAGTTATCCCCGATGGGCAGTAGGGCCACATCGATCTTTTTTCCATTCGGCAGGGTCTCGCTTAGGATTCTCATGTCCCCGAACAGGCCCGTGTCGCCGGCATGATAAATAACCCGGCCATCCATCTCGAGGAGAAAGCCACACGGATTACCGGTGTAGTGGGTGCCCCCTCCGTCCACGACGGCCGAGCCGTGCAGCGCCTGGGTCAGCTTAACCCAGCCGAATTCAAACCGGCGAGCCCCTCCTATATGCATGGGATGGACTTTAGCCCCCCGGCGCTCACAGAAGGTGGCCAGCTCATATGGGGCAACCACGATAGCGTCGCATTTTTTAGAAATCTCCACCGCATCCCCCAGGTGGTCGGCATGACCGTGGGTAACCAGAACTGCATCGATATTCTGAACTTCTTCCACCTTCATGTCCGCCTGGGGGTTGCCCGTAAGCCACGGGTCAATAATCACCCTGTGTTTCTCACCGGTAATACAAAAACAAGCATGCCCGTGAAAGGTAACAGTAACCATCTGACAACCTCCTCCTATAATTCTTCCTGTTGTAAAAATTCCCGGGCCAACGCCGGGTAGCAGAAGCCGCTCTCCAACACTTCCCACTCAAAGTCCTTCTGCCCCAACTCCAGGTGTAAAATGTCGCCTTTCTCCAACAGGCCCTCCGCTTCCCTAGGAAGCTGTACCGGACCTA is a window encoding:
- a CDS encoding metal-dependent hydrolase, giving the protein MVTVTFHGHACFCITGEKHRVIIDPWLTGNPQADMKVEEVQNIDAVLVTHGHADHLGDAVEISKKCDAIVVAPYELATFCERRGAKVHPMHIGGARRFEFGWVKLTQALHGSAVVDGGGTHYTGNPCGFLLEMDGRVIYHAGDTGLFGDMRILSETLPNGKKIDVALLPIGDNFVMGPEDAFTAARWIQPHIVVPMHYNTFPVIEQDPYQFKERVEKELGLECRVLKPGEGFDL